From the genome of Spirochaetota bacterium, one region includes:
- a CDS encoding polyribonucleotide nucleotidyltransferase, which produces MSGKKIFSKEIGGKKIIVETGELAKQSDASVLVRYGDVVVLSTVNYGAEVEGVDFVPLTVNFVEKFYASGKIPGGFVKRESKSSDKEILVSRLIDRPIRPLFPRGFKNEVQVITMVLSADQINPVDIVSVFASSVALMISSLPFRGPVGGVRVGYINGEYILNPTFSQLDESLLDIVVAGTERGITMIEGGTKGVNEEEMYGALEFANRYILELIEFQKEVANAAGKEKIQIQEKELPKEVFDIIWKYEKEMKTAMNVQDKKTREGNMDAIVESIKSEIVQTLGEEKSSEINWEDVNFYIEEMERDILRRQVLEEGIRIDGRKPKELRPIWCELGILPRTHGSAIFTRGQTQSLGITTLGSASDVQFIDDIEEEGFKRFMLHYNFPPFSTGEVKKLGPVSRREIGHGHLAERAIEAVLPSEEEFPYTIRVVSEILESNGSSSMATVCSSSLALVDAGVPIKELVAGIALGIVLDEKTGKYDLIVDIQGLEDKFGDMDFKVAGTRDKITAFQMDLKIEGLPLKILKEALYVAKESRNQILDIMEEKIRGKEFKLSEHAPRIKFIKTEPDKLADVIGPGGKVIKKIIQDTNVKIDISPEGKITISAKPGEGDIEKAYNTIMTIIEGVKVGDIITGQITRIEDYGVFVEVMPGKEGMIHISKLFRSRVKDIRDYLSVGDTITAKVISIDNLGRIALSRIDAERETISRNS; this is translated from the coding sequence ATGTCTGGAAAGAAGATTTTTAGTAAAGAAATTGGAGGTAAGAAAATCATCGTTGAAACTGGAGAATTAGCCAAGCAATCTGATGCTTCAGTTCTGGTAAGATATGGTGATGTTGTTGTGTTGTCAACAGTAAATTATGGTGCTGAAGTTGAAGGTGTTGATTTTGTCCCACTTACTGTTAACTTCGTTGAAAAATTCTATGCATCCGGTAAAATACCAGGAGGATTTGTAAAAAGAGAGAGCAAATCATCCGATAAAGAAATCCTTGTATCAAGGCTAATTGACAGACCTATAAGACCCCTATTCCCAAGAGGTTTTAAAAATGAGGTTCAAGTTATAACTATGGTTCTATCCGCAGACCAGATAAATCCTGTTGATATAGTCTCGGTTTTTGCATCTTCTGTTGCACTTATGATATCTTCCTTACCATTCAGAGGGCCTGTAGGTGGTGTAAGAGTTGGATACATAAATGGAGAATACATCCTAAATCCTACATTTTCACAGCTTGATGAATCATTGCTTGACATAGTAGTAGCAGGAACCGAGAGAGGAATAACGATGATTGAAGGTGGAACCAAAGGAGTAAATGAAGAGGAGATGTATGGTGCATTAGAGTTCGCAAACAGATACATACTTGAACTCATAGAGTTCCAGAAGGAAGTTGCTAACGCGGCTGGTAAAGAAAAGATACAGATCCAAGAGAAAGAATTACCAAAGGAAGTTTTTGATATTATCTGGAAGTATGAGAAGGAGATGAAGACTGCTATGAATGTTCAAGATAAAAAGACAAGAGAAGGGAATATGGATGCAATAGTTGAAAGTATAAAGTCAGAAATAGTTCAAACTCTTGGTGAAGAGAAATCAAGCGAGATAAACTGGGAAGATGTAAACTTCTACATAGAGGAGATGGAAAGAGACATTTTGAGGCGACAGGTTTTGGAAGAAGGAATAAGAATTGATGGTAGAAAGCCTAAAGAACTACGACCAATATGGTGCGAGCTTGGAATACTACCTAGGACTCATGGTTCTGCTATATTCACAAGAGGACAGACACAGAGTCTTGGAATAACGACTCTTGGTAGTGCAAGTGATGTTCAGTTTATTGACGATATTGAAGAGGAAGGATTTAAGAGGTTTATGCTACACTATAACTTTCCCCCATTCTCAACAGGGGAAGTTAAGAAATTAGGACCAGTTTCAAGAAGAGAGATAGGGCATGGGCATCTTGCTGAACGGGCAATAGAAGCAGTTCTTCCGTCAGAGGAGGAGTTCCCCTACACCATAAGGGTAGTATCTGAAATCCTTGAGTCTAACGGTTCTTCGTCTATGGCGACGGTTTGTAGTTCATCTCTAGCACTTGTAGATGCTGGCGTTCCGATAAAGGAGCTTGTTGCTGGAATAGCACTTGGTATAGTCCTTGATGAAAAAACAGGAAAATATGACTTGATTGTTGATATTCAGGGGCTTGAGGATAAGTTTGGTGATATGGACTTCAAGGTAGCAGGAACAAGAGATAAAATAACTGCATTTCAGATGGACCTCAAGATAGAGGGGCTACCACTTAAGATACTTAAAGAGGCTTTGTATGTAGCGAAAGAGTCTAGGAATCAAATACTTGACATAATGGAAGAGAAAATAAGAGGTAAGGAGTTCAAACTATCAGAGCACGCACCTAGAATAAAGTTTATAAAAACAGAACCTGATAAACTAGCAGATGTGATAGGTCCCGGAGGTAAGGTTATAAAGAAGATAATACAGGATACCAATGTTAAAATTGATATATCACCTGAAGGCAAGATAACTATTTCAGCAAAGCCGGGAGAGGGAGACATAGAGAAGGCTTACAACACTATAATGACCATAATTGAAGGAGTGAAGGTTGGAGATATAATAACAGGACAAATAACTAGGATAGAGGATTACGGAGTGTTTGTTGAGGTTATGCCCGGAAAAGAGGGTATGATACATATTTCAAAGTTATTTAGGTCAAGAGTAAAGGACATAAGAGATTATCTGAGTGTCGGAGATACTATAACTGCAAAGGTAATATCAATTGATAACCTTGGAAGAATTGCACTCTCAAGAATTGATGCTGAACGAGAAACCATCTCAAGAAATTCATAA
- the guaA gene encoding glutamine-hydrolyzing GMP synthase translates to MIVILDFGSQYTQLIARRIREIGVYAEIFPFDVDKRKLHSHIADDVIEGIILSGGPSSVLDDNAPSVSLDFLRGYNVPVLGICYGMQLICKLLGGKLEKSKLREYGYTELEIKSDSKLFKGIPKNIVVWMSHGDSVVEIPKNVTPTSLTKNGILASVEVKDENFYCVQFHPEVFHTQYGTEILSNFVLNICNATKNWSLEKFMDRERDRIRSFVGNRNVVMAVSGGVDSTVMAVYLNKLLGRQLTPIFVNTGLLREDEDKEVIDNFRSLGIDVKYIDAQEEFLSALKGVRDPEEKRKIIGKKFVEVFFRNFGNLDILAQGTLYPDVIETSSVKGPSATIKTHHNRVKEIRQLEKQGRILEPFKFLFKDEVRKLGKILGIPDDILNRHPFPGPGLAVRLIGEISKERLDMLRKADKIFIEELKKEGLYEKVWQSFVVLLSDKAVGVMGDERSYGYVAVLRSVNSVDGMTADWSRLPYDFLNRVANRIVREIYGITRVVYDITSKPPATIEWE, encoded by the coding sequence ATGATAGTTATACTTGACTTCGGCTCGCAATACACCCAACTTATAGCCAGAAGGATAAGAGAGATTGGCGTTTACGCAGAAATATTTCCGTTTGATGTTGACAAAAGAAAACTACATTCACACATCGCAGATGACGTGATAGAAGGAATTATCCTTTCAGGAGGACCTTCAAGTGTTTTGGATGATAACGCTCCATCTGTGTCTTTAGATTTTTTACGAGGATACAATGTGCCCGTTTTAGGAATATGCTATGGGATGCAGCTTATCTGTAAGTTGCTAGGTGGGAAGTTAGAAAAATCAAAACTTAGGGAATACGGATACACTGAACTTGAGATAAAATCTGACTCAAAACTCTTTAAGGGTATTCCTAAAAACATCGTAGTTTGGATGAGTCATGGTGACTCCGTCGTTGAGATACCTAAAAACGTCACACCTACTTCATTGACTAAAAATGGCATATTGGCTTCCGTAGAAGTGAAGGATGAGAATTTTTATTGTGTTCAGTTTCACCCAGAGGTTTTTCACACACAGTATGGAACAGAAATCTTATCTAACTTCGTTCTCAATATATGTAATGCTACTAAAAACTGGTCTCTTGAGAAGTTTATGGATAGAGAGAGGGATAGAATAAGAAGTTTTGTTGGTAATAGAAATGTAGTAATGGCTGTAAGCGGTGGTGTTGACTCAACGGTAATGGCAGTATATCTAAACAAACTATTAGGTCGTCAACTTACGCCTATATTTGTGAATACTGGTCTTTTGAGAGAAGATGAAGATAAGGAAGTTATTGACAACTTTAGGAGTCTTGGTATTGATGTCAAGTATATTGATGCGCAGGAAGAGTTCTTGTCAGCGCTTAAAGGAGTTAGGGACCCTGAAGAGAAGAGGAAGATAATAGGTAAGAAGTTTGTTGAAGTGTTTTTTAGGAACTTTGGCAACCTTGACATACTAGCACAAGGCACTCTCTACCCCGATGTTATTGAGACATCCTCCGTCAAAGGTCCTTCCGCAACTATAAAAACTCACCACAATAGAGTAAAAGAAATAAGACAACTTGAAAAGCAAGGTAGAATACTAGAACCTTTCAAATTCCTATTCAAAGACGAAGTAAGAAAACTAGGTAAGATACTCGGGATTCCAGATGATATACTCAACAGGCATCCATTCCCGGGACCCGGGCTTGCTGTGAGATTGATAGGAGAGATAAGTAAGGAAAGGTTAGATATGCTTCGCAAGGCTGACAAAATCTTTATTGAAGAACTGAAAAAAGAAGGTTTGTATGAAAAAGTTTGGCAGTCTTTTGTAGTATTGTTGTCAGACAAAGCAGTCGGTGTAATGGGAGATGAAAGGAGTTATGGTTATGTAGCAGTCTTAAGAAGTGTCAATAGCGTTGATGGAATGACTGCCGATTGGTCTAGATTACCTTACGACTTTCTGAACAGAGTTGCTAATAGGATTGTAAGAGAAATCTATGGAATAACTCGTGTGGTTTATGATATAACATCCAAGCCTCCTGCAACCATAGAGTGGGAGTAA
- a CDS encoding glycosyltransferase family 4 protein encodes MKILLDGRSINRTGIGTYTKMLIFGLKEREDIHLKIIGDEKEINSSFRDLEVVRTSNSIYSLEEQISTLLAEIMSNDADIVHYTNYNKSLFSVKPYIITIHDLIQFKFEYGSKLKRKVAEALLKNAVINARAVICVSNSTKNDLLELIPNLDHSKVHLVYNSSTNPLAGKVEYVDVKSKYGLDEFLLCVGIRKKHKNLSLPVKALEILSSRFPKLKLVLVAKRFDKYDFLDETIESSKVKDRIIVLENIPYEEIVSLYRETIIVILPSFDEGFGLVPFEAISNDTLPLVSNIPVMRELFFEEEDIFFDPYSPENLADKLETFLNDSGKRESTLSRLKKYTNIYSFERFIDETVNVYRKVVNS; translated from the coding sequence ATGAAGATACTACTAGATGGAAGAAGTATCAACAGAACTGGTATAGGAACATACACCAAAATGCTTATCTTCGGTCTCAAAGAAAGGGAGGATATCCATCTTAAGATTATTGGAGACGAGAAAGAGATAAATTCTTCGTTTAGAGACCTTGAAGTCGTCAGAACCTCAAACTCAATATACTCGCTTGAAGAGCAGATTTCAACACTTCTAGCAGAGATTATGTCAAACGACGCTGACATAGTTCATTACACTAATTACAATAAATCGCTATTTTCTGTAAAGCCTTATATAATCACAATACACGATCTTATACAGTTTAAGTTTGAGTATGGTTCAAAACTCAAGAGAAAAGTTGCAGAAGCATTACTCAAGAATGCTGTTATCAATGCTAGAGCAGTTATATGTGTTTCAAACTCAACGAAAAATGACCTTCTTGAACTTATACCAAATCTAGACCATTCAAAAGTCCATCTAGTCTATAACTCTTCAACTAATCCACTAGCTGGAAAGGTAGAATATGTTGATGTCAAATCAAAGTATGGTCTAGATGAATTTTTGTTATGCGTTGGAATAAGAAAGAAACACAAAAATCTATCTTTACCAGTAAAAGCGCTAGAAATCCTATCCAGCAGGTTTCCAAAACTAAAACTAGTCCTAGTCGCTAAAAGATTTGATAAATACGATTTTCTAGATGAAACAATTGAGAGCAGTAAAGTTAAAGATAGAATCATCGTTCTTGAGAATATCCCTTATGAGGAGATTGTATCACTTTATAGAGAAACAATAATTGTCATTCTTCCTTCATTTGACGAAGGTTTTGGACTTGTGCCTTTTGAAGCAATATCAAATGATACTCTTCCTTTAGTTTCAAACATACCTGTTATGAGAGAGTTATTCTTTGAAGAGGAAGATATATTTTTCGATCCTTACTCTCCAGAGAATTTAGCAGATAAATTAGAAACCTTCTTGAACGATAGTGGAAAAAGAGAATCTACACTATCAAGGTTAAAAAAATACACAAATATATATTCGTTTGAAAGGTTTATAGACGAAACGGTAAATGTCTACAGAAAAGTAGTCAATTCATAA